From one Cryptosporangium minutisporangium genomic stretch:
- a CDS encoding LuxR C-terminal-related transcriptional regulator: MFSLLDAGVQNPVTLVCAGAGWGKTMLVSTWARTRTAPVAWLSLDKHDNDPQRFWGYVLAALDAAGIVPPNHALAELRSVPTDERERGRLLSSGFGQLSNKTVLVLDDFHEIDDPRVLQEMNDLLRRPPTPLRLVLISRQLPALAVQRLRAEGQVAEIRADDLMFTDEEAAALAHGHGLELAAAEVGQLLERTEGWAAGLQLGAGFLADGNGGRSIADLAGDIRSIDDYLTNEVLANWPANERRFLLQTSICERLCAGLANAITARHDGQRTLEQLEHSNDFVVRLGAKPLWFRYHHLMRDALRHRLSLEDPAAVAELHRRAARWYAANNSVLEALDHSLAAQDWPYVGQLVATQGAPLILSPQQDAFLKILQRVPPDQSSSTPELIFCSVVLLFQAGNYEAIPARIARAREMLGQRGDTATRRPTELMLLTPEMLAERAVGNMRAVIAVSTQLLDLLAADASADGLVATQQRAVALNHRGLALLWTGRPEAAARDLRAAASAARTADLELTEMNATGHLALLQIFCGSADEAAQLATGVRTLAERRGWRYSLQTVAAHFAQALVELERHDLDAAQEALRQGTHAHHGNPEAAQRLVALGIEARLAVTRREPTRARLFLDEARRERSPRLHAPTLDRWMSLIEAEVDLASGGSEQPHRADITLAPDATLDFAHRVARARFAFAAHDLRRAEELLRYSPTTLTQTVATVEAGVLGAIVADARGHAMQAVDQLRDTVALAAREGIRRPFFTMADSRLDAIMQRLRLLGGETPFLDQIISEVRAGTGVSADMAIAQGLSEREIEVLRYLPTMLSAAEIAGLLGVSVNTVKAHLRAIYRKLGAARRSEAVAIARQRGIL; encoded by the coding sequence TTGTTCAGCCTGCTCGATGCCGGGGTGCAGAACCCGGTGACGCTGGTCTGTGCGGGTGCCGGCTGGGGCAAGACCATGCTGGTCTCGACCTGGGCACGCACGCGGACCGCTCCGGTCGCCTGGCTCAGCCTGGACAAGCACGACAACGACCCGCAGCGCTTCTGGGGGTACGTCCTCGCGGCACTCGATGCCGCCGGCATCGTCCCGCCGAACCACGCACTCGCCGAGTTACGGTCCGTCCCCACGGACGAGCGGGAACGCGGCCGGCTGTTGAGCTCCGGGTTCGGGCAGCTGTCGAACAAGACAGTGCTGGTCCTCGACGACTTCCACGAGATCGACGATCCGCGGGTGCTGCAGGAGATGAACGATCTGCTCCGGCGGCCACCGACGCCGCTGCGCCTCGTCCTCATCAGTCGGCAGCTACCCGCACTGGCCGTGCAACGCCTCCGTGCGGAGGGCCAGGTCGCCGAGATCCGAGCGGACGACCTGATGTTCACCGATGAGGAGGCCGCCGCCCTGGCGCACGGGCACGGGCTCGAGCTGGCCGCGGCCGAGGTAGGACAACTGCTCGAGCGGACCGAAGGGTGGGCGGCCGGGCTACAGCTCGGTGCCGGTTTCCTCGCCGACGGCAACGGCGGGCGCTCGATCGCCGACCTCGCCGGGGACATCCGCAGCATCGACGACTACCTGACCAACGAGGTCCTGGCCAACTGGCCCGCGAACGAACGCCGGTTCCTGCTGCAGACGAGCATCTGCGAGCGGCTCTGTGCCGGCCTCGCCAACGCGATCACGGCGCGACACGACGGACAACGCACGCTCGAACAGCTGGAACACAGCAACGACTTCGTCGTTCGGCTCGGCGCCAAACCGCTGTGGTTCCGCTACCACCACCTGATGCGCGACGCGCTGAGGCACCGGCTGTCGCTGGAGGACCCCGCGGCGGTGGCCGAACTGCACCGCCGGGCCGCCCGGTGGTACGCCGCGAACAACTCGGTCCTGGAGGCGTTGGACCATTCCCTCGCCGCTCAGGATTGGCCCTACGTCGGACAGCTCGTCGCCACCCAGGGCGCCCCACTCATCCTCTCCCCGCAGCAAGACGCGTTCCTCAAGATCCTCCAACGAGTGCCGCCGGACCAGAGCTCGTCGACGCCGGAGCTGATCTTCTGCAGCGTGGTGCTGCTCTTCCAGGCCGGCAACTACGAGGCCATCCCGGCACGTATCGCTCGCGCCCGGGAGATGCTCGGGCAGCGGGGTGACACCGCCACTCGCCGCCCCACCGAGCTCATGCTGTTGACCCCGGAGATGCTGGCCGAACGTGCCGTCGGGAACATGCGGGCGGTCATCGCGGTCAGCACCCAGCTGCTTGACCTGCTCGCCGCCGACGCGTCGGCCGACGGCCTGGTCGCCACCCAGCAACGCGCCGTCGCCCTCAATCACCGGGGTCTCGCACTGCTGTGGACCGGCCGACCGGAGGCCGCAGCCCGCGACCTCCGAGCTGCCGCCAGCGCAGCGCGCACGGCGGACCTGGAATTGACCGAGATGAACGCCACCGGCCACCTGGCGCTGCTGCAGATCTTCTGTGGTTCGGCCGACGAGGCCGCCCAACTCGCCACCGGCGTCCGCACCCTGGCCGAGCGGAGGGGCTGGCGATACTCACTGCAGACGGTGGCCGCCCACTTCGCCCAAGCACTCGTCGAGCTGGAGCGTCACGACCTCGACGCCGCCCAAGAGGCACTGCGTCAGGGCACCCATGCCCACCACGGCAACCCGGAAGCCGCACAGCGGCTCGTTGCGCTCGGCATCGAGGCCAGGCTGGCGGTGACCCGCAGGGAGCCGACCCGAGCACGCCTCTTCCTCGACGAGGCCCGTCGTGAACGCAGCCCTCGACTGCACGCCCCCACGCTGGACCGCTGGATGTCGCTGATCGAAGCCGAGGTGGACCTCGCCTCCGGCGGGTCCGAGCAGCCCCACCGGGCAGACATCACGCTCGCTCCGGACGCCACACTCGACTTCGCCCACCGAGTGGCCCGCGCCCGGTTCGCATTCGCCGCCCACGACCTGCGGCGCGCCGAGGAACTGCTGCGGTACAGCCCGACCACGCTGACCCAGACCGTCGCCACCGTGGAGGCCGGTGTGCTCGGTGCCATCGTCGCCGACGCGCGTGGACACGCTATGCAGGCGGTCGACCAGCTCCGCGACACGGTCGCCTTGGCCGCACGCGAAGGGATTCGCCGTCCCTTTTTCACGATGGCCGACAGCCGCCTCGACGCGATCATGCAGCGGTTGCGACTGCTCGGCGGCGAGACGCCGTTCCTCGATCAGATCATCAGCGAAGTGCGGGCGGGCACCGGGGTCTCCGCCGACATGGCGATCGCCCAGGGCCTGAGCGAGCGGGAGATCGAAGTCCTGCGCTACTTGCCCACGATGTTGAGCGCCGCGGAGATCGCTGGGCTTCTCGGCGTCTCGGTCAACACCGTGAAGGCCCACCTGAGAGCCATCTACCGCAAGCTGGGCGCCGCCCGG
- a CDS encoding MFS transporter, with product MAVARTVTAPTRRPDRRAMLAVAVLGYVLASWAWALMAPLAPLLDDALGLTPMQQALAVSLPVVVGTLGRVPVGALTDRFGGRLVFVLVTGATIVALLVLATFGTRSVGGLLIGATLLGVAGTMLTVGVPFVSAWFPDAHRGLAIGAVGAGLCGNAIGGFTAVRLTQEYGMAAPYLVTAAALGVFALVAGAAARNAPAQTPRAGAARIRVAAVLRLPITRQATLWYTVSLALFATFSATLPLYLVNTYRLGAARAGDVLAVFVLVSVFTRPVGGWLADRLTPARPLAAAMIVLAVATAVQAFTPPLALTLAGTLPVLAVGLGIVNTTVIAQIAATVPPTMIGLVTGVTCAIAGIAGFLSPLLMAFSFTRYGDYGPALGALAAGSAFAAWIAVIQIRRAGRTP from the coding sequence ATGGCAGTGGCTCGTACCGTGACCGCACCGACGAGGCGGCCGGACCGTCGCGCGATGCTCGCCGTCGCGGTCCTGGGGTACGTGCTCGCCTCCTGGGCATGGGCGTTGATGGCGCCGCTGGCGCCGCTGCTGGACGACGCTCTCGGGCTGACTCCGATGCAGCAGGCCCTCGCGGTGTCGTTACCCGTGGTCGTGGGCACGCTGGGGCGGGTACCGGTCGGCGCGCTGACCGATCGGTTCGGTGGTCGGCTGGTTTTCGTGTTGGTGACCGGCGCGACGATCGTCGCGTTGCTGGTGCTCGCCACGTTCGGAACTCGATCGGTGGGGGGTCTGCTGATCGGTGCGACGCTGCTGGGCGTCGCGGGCACCATGCTCACCGTCGGGGTGCCGTTCGTCAGTGCCTGGTTCCCCGACGCTCATCGGGGCCTCGCTATCGGTGCGGTCGGCGCCGGCCTGTGCGGTAACGCGATCGGCGGGTTCACCGCGGTCCGGCTGACCCAGGAGTACGGCATGGCCGCGCCCTATCTGGTCACCGCCGCCGCTCTTGGCGTGTTCGCGCTGGTCGCGGGCGCGGCTGCGCGCAACGCGCCGGCGCAGACACCGCGCGCGGGAGCGGCGCGAATCAGGGTCGCCGCGGTGCTGCGGCTGCCGATCACCCGACAGGCGACCCTCTGGTACACGGTCAGCCTCGCCCTGTTCGCGACGTTCTCCGCCACCCTGCCGCTCTACCTGGTCAACACCTACCGCCTCGGTGCGGCTCGGGCCGGTGACGTGCTGGCGGTGTTCGTGCTCGTCTCGGTGTTCACCCGGCCCGTCGGCGGGTGGCTGGCGGATCGGCTGACGCCGGCACGGCCCCTCGCCGCCGCGATGATCGTTCTCGCCGTCGCCACGGCGGTGCAGGCGTTCACCCCGCCGTTGGCCCTGACGCTGGCCGGTACCCTGCCCGTTCTGGCGGTCGGCCTCGGCATCGTCAACACCACCGTCATCGCCCAGATCGCCGCGACCGTGCCGCCGACGATGATTGGCCTGGTCACCGGGGTGACTTGTGCGATCGCCGGAATCGCCGGGTTCCTGAGCCCACTGCTCATGGCGTTCTCCTTCACCCGGTACGGCGACTACGGGCCCGCTCTGGGGGCACTCGCCGCCGGCAGTGCCTTTGCGGCGTGGATCGCCGTGATCCAGATACGACGCGCCGGTCGGACTCCGTGA
- a CDS encoding HAD family hydrolase, which yields MTSIPEDRPALPSWREGDAKRSIVEFVRRASSEVPVEERVAVFDNDGTLWCEKPLPIQLDFILRRFVEMAEADPALRDRQPWKSAYERDYGWLDAALVEHYAGDDRNANVIAGGILAAHGGISVEEFEAGAGEFLRTAEHPTLGRAYLRCGYTPMVELLDYLSAHGFANYIVSGGGRDFMRPISQEVYGISRERVIGSAVALAYRGDESGGTIIRRPEADYLDDGDEKPVRIWNRTGRRPLLAAGNSNGDVPMLHFTQHADKPFLRLLVRHDDKDREFAYAAGAEEAFDEADRLGWTVVSMKDDWSTVFD from the coding sequence GTGACCTCCATTCCTGAAGATCGACCGGCGCTCCCCAGCTGGCGCGAGGGCGACGCGAAGCGCAGCATCGTCGAGTTCGTCCGGCGCGCCTCCTCCGAGGTGCCGGTGGAAGAACGCGTGGCCGTGTTCGACAACGACGGAACACTGTGGTGCGAGAAACCACTGCCGATCCAGCTCGACTTCATCCTGCGTCGATTCGTCGAGATGGCCGAGGCCGATCCGGCGTTACGGGACCGGCAACCGTGGAAGTCGGCGTACGAACGCGACTACGGATGGCTCGACGCGGCGCTGGTCGAGCACTACGCCGGCGACGACCGCAACGCCAACGTGATCGCCGGCGGCATCCTGGCTGCCCACGGTGGGATCTCCGTGGAGGAGTTCGAGGCCGGAGCCGGCGAGTTCCTGCGTACCGCGGAGCACCCGACGCTGGGCCGGGCCTACCTGCGCTGCGGCTACACGCCGATGGTCGAGCTGCTCGACTACCTCTCCGCCCACGGCTTCGCCAACTACATCGTGTCCGGCGGCGGACGGGACTTCATGCGGCCGATCAGCCAGGAGGTGTACGGCATCTCCCGGGAGCGGGTCATCGGCAGCGCCGTCGCGCTGGCCTACCGCGGCGACGAGAGCGGCGGCACGATCATCCGCCGTCCGGAGGCCGACTACCTGGACGACGGCGACGAGAAGCCCGTGCGGATCTGGAATCGAACCGGCCGTCGACCGCTGCTCGCCGCAGGCAACTCGAACGGCGACGTCCCGATGCTGCACTTCACCCAGCATGCGGACAAGCCGTTCCTGCGTCTGCTCGTCCGGCACGACGACAAGGATCGGGAGTTCGCCTACGCGGCGGGTGCCGAGGAAGCCTTCGACGAGGCCGACCGGCTCGGCTGGACGGTCGTCAGCATGAAAGACGACTGGTCGACCGTTTTCGACTGA
- a CDS encoding arylsulfatase has protein sequence MPTDRPNILVIWGDDIGIANLSCYTDGLMGYRTPNIDRIAAEGARFTDYYGEQSCTAGRAAFICGQNPIRTGLTKVGMPGATVGLQPEDPTIATALKAHGYATGQFGKNHLGDRDEHLPTAHGFDEFFGNLYHLNAEEEPELEDYPTPEEMPDFHKRFGPRGVIHSWAEKDGTQRIEDTGPLTKKRMETVDEEFLAAASGFIRDKATAEEPFFMWFNSTHMHFRTHVKPESRGQAGRWQSDYHDAMVDHDKLVGELLGLLDELGIAENTIVVYSTDNGPHMNTWPDGGMTPFRGEKNSNWEGAYRVPAVVRWPGRITPGTVFNGMVSHADWFPTLLAAAGVPDIVDQLKAGVELNGTRFKVCLDGHDQTAYLTGEAEESPRRHFFYVSDDGDLTAVRFAHWKLVFMEQRAPGTLRVWAEPFTPLRVPKIFNLRTDPYERADITSNTYYDWVLDHAWIVVPMQSYVFNMLQSFAEFPRRQEPASFSLEQVLAKLQTGIGSA, from the coding sequence ATGCCGACAGACCGGCCCAACATTCTCGTCATCTGGGGTGACGACATCGGGATCGCCAACCTGAGCTGCTACACCGATGGGCTGATGGGCTACCGCACGCCGAACATCGACCGCATCGCCGCCGAGGGCGCCCGCTTCACCGACTACTACGGCGAGCAGAGCTGCACCGCGGGACGCGCCGCCTTCATCTGCGGCCAGAACCCGATCCGTACCGGCCTCACCAAGGTGGGCATGCCGGGCGCGACCGTCGGACTGCAGCCGGAGGACCCGACGATCGCGACCGCGCTCAAAGCACACGGCTACGCGACCGGCCAGTTCGGCAAGAACCACCTCGGCGACCGCGACGAGCACCTGCCGACGGCGCACGGGTTCGACGAGTTCTTCGGGAACCTCTACCACCTCAACGCGGAGGAGGAGCCCGAGCTCGAGGACTACCCGACGCCGGAGGAGATGCCCGACTTCCACAAGCGGTTCGGTCCGCGCGGGGTCATTCACTCCTGGGCGGAGAAGGACGGCACGCAGCGGATCGAGGACACCGGTCCGCTGACCAAGAAGCGGATGGAGACCGTCGACGAGGAGTTCCTCGCGGCCGCGTCCGGCTTCATCCGGGACAAGGCCACCGCCGAAGAGCCGTTCTTCATGTGGTTCAACTCCACCCACATGCACTTCCGCACCCACGTCAAGCCCGAGAGCAGGGGCCAGGCGGGGCGGTGGCAGTCCGACTACCACGACGCGATGGTCGACCACGACAAGCTCGTCGGCGAACTGCTGGGGCTGCTCGACGAGCTCGGCATCGCCGAGAACACCATCGTCGTCTACTCCACCGACAACGGTCCGCACATGAACACGTGGCCGGACGGCGGCATGACGCCGTTCCGCGGGGAGAAGAACTCCAACTGGGAGGGCGCCTACCGGGTACCCGCTGTGGTGCGGTGGCCGGGACGGATCACCCCGGGCACCGTGTTCAACGGGATGGTCAGCCACGCCGACTGGTTCCCGACGCTGCTGGCCGCCGCCGGCGTGCCGGACATCGTCGATCAGCTGAAGGCCGGCGTGGAGCTGAACGGCACCCGGTTCAAGGTGTGCCTCGACGGCCACGATCAGACGGCGTACCTCACCGGGGAAGCCGAGGAGAGCCCACGCCGGCACTTCTTCTACGTCTCCGACGACGGCGACCTGACCGCGGTGCGGTTCGCACACTGGAAGCTGGTCTTCATGGAGCAGCGGGCCCCCGGAACGCTGCGGGTGTGGGCCGAGCCGTTCACCCCACTGCGGGTGCCGAAGATCTTCAACCTGCGCACCGACCCGTACGAGCGGGCCGACATCACCTCGAACACCTACTACGACTGGGTGCTCGACCACGCATGGATCGTGGTGCCGATGCAGTCGTACGTGTTCAACATGCTTCAGAGCTTCGCCGAGTTCC